Genomic DNA from Abyssisolibacter fermentans:
TTCTTAAATGCCTTTTTTTTCTTTTTTCATTCTTATTAACTTTTTTAAGCATCCTTTTTCACTCCTTTCTACTTAGCAGTCTTTCCTTCCTTACGTCTTACTTGTTCTCCTGCATATCTAATTCCTTTACCTTTATATGGTTCAGGTTTTCTCCAATCTCTAATGACAGCAGCGTAATTTCCTATTTTTTGCTTATCTATACCTTTAACAACTATTTTATTGTTAGCTGGTACCTCGACTTCAATACCTTCAGGGTCTTCCATTTCAACTGGATGCGAAAAACCTAAATTAAGAACCAATTTTTTACCTTGCTTTGCAGCACGATATCCAACGCCAACTATTTCAAGAGTTTTTTCATAACCTTTAGTAACTCCTTCAATCATGTTAGCTATAAGACTTCTAGTTAATCCATGTAGAGACTTATGTCTTTTGATTTCAGATGGTCTAACAACATTTATAACATTATCTTGAATTTCAATTTTCATGTCTCTATCAATTTGTTGTTCTAGCTGTCCTTTTGGTCCTTTTACTATTAAATGATTTTTTTCATCTAATTTAATTTCAACTCCAGCAGGTATATCTATTGGCTTCAAACCTATTCTTGACATGATTGCACCTCCTGTTTCCTAGTATAACATAAAATCTATTACCAAACGTAGCAGATAACTTCTCCACCAACATTATTTTTTCTTGCATTTTTATCTGTCATAATTCCTTTTGATGTAGACAATATTGCGATTCCAAGTCCACCTAAAACCTTAGGAATTTCATTTTTCTTTGCATAAACTCTTAAGCCTGGCTTTGATATTCTTTTAATTCCAGATATAACTTTTTCTTTGTCACTTGTATACTTAAGTTTGATTCTAATTATTCCTTGCTTGTCATCTTCTATTAAATCACAACCTCTTACATATCCTTCTTCCAATAATATGTCAACTATGCTTTTCTTTATGTTAGAAGCAGGAACATCTACATTTTGATGCCTCGCGTTATTTGCATTTCTGATTCTAGTCAACATATCAGCAATTGGATCAGTCATAACCATTAGAGCTACCTCCTTCCATTTACCTAAATATTACCAACTCGCTTTTTTAACTCCTGGTATCTCACCCTTATATGCTAGTTCCCTAAAGCAAATACGGCAAATGCCAAATTTTCTTAAATAAGCATGTGGTCTTCCGCATATTCTACATCTTGAATAGCTTCTTGTACTAAATTTAGGTTCTCTTTGTTGCTTAACCTTCATCGATTTCTTAGCCACAAGTATACCTCCTTCTACTTTTTAAAGGGCATTCCCATAAGTCTTAAAAATTCTCTAGCTTCCTCGTCTGTTTCAGCTGTAGTTACTATAATTATGTCCATTCCCTTAATTTTATCAATTTTATCATATTCAATTTCTGGGAAAATAAGTTGTTCTCTTATACCTAGTGCATAGTTTCCTCTTCCATCAAAAGCAGTAGAAGAAACACCTCTAAAATCTCTAACTCTTGGTAATGCAACTGACACTAACTTATCTAAGAAGTCATACATTTTTTCTCCTCTTAATGTTGTTTTGCATCCTATTGGCATACC
This window encodes:
- a CDS encoding type Z 30S ribosomal protein S14: MAKKSMKVKQQREPKFSTRSYSRCRICGRPHAYLRKFGICRICFRELAYKGEIPGVKKASW
- the rpsH gene encoding 30S ribosomal protein S8, giving the protein MVMTDPIADMLTRIRNANNARHQNVDVPASNIKKSIVDILLEEGYVRGCDLIEDDKQGIIRIKLKYTSDKEKVISGIKRISKPGLRVYAKKNEIPKVLGGLGIAILSTSKGIMTDKNARKNNVGGEVICYVW
- the rplE gene encoding 50S ribosomal protein L5; its protein translation is MASRLKERYKSEIIPALMEKFKYQNVMQVPKLEKVVVNMGLGEAKDNPKILETAVEEMGIITGQKPVITKAKKSVSNFKLRAGMPIGCKTTLRGEKMYDFLDKLVSVALPRVRDFRGVSSTAFDGRGNYALGIREQLIFPEIEYDKIDKIKGMDIIIVTTAETDEEAREFLRLMGMPFKK
- the rplF gene encoding 50S ribosomal protein L6; the protein is MSRIGLKPIDIPAGVEIKLDEKNHLIVKGPKGQLEQQIDRDMKIEIQDNVINVVRPSEIKRHKSLHGLTRSLIANMIEGVTKGYEKTLEIVGVGYRAAKQGKKLVLNLGFSHPVEMEDPEGIEVEVPANNKIVVKGIDKQKIGNYAAVIRDWRKPEPYKGKGIRYAGEQVRRKEGKTAK